Proteins from a genomic interval of Benincasa hispida cultivar B227 chromosome 7, ASM972705v1, whole genome shotgun sequence:
- the LOC120081476 gene encoding sugar transport protein 10-like codes for MAGGGIVVQGGRNYEGGITGFVIVTCLVAAMGGLLFGYDLGVSGGVTSMPSFLNEFFPSVVKKMKGAHESEYCKFDSELLTLFTSSLYLAALVASFAASVVTRKFGRKPSMFFGGFSFLIGSILNGVANSIALLIIGRLLLGVGVGFANQSVPVYLSEMAPAKLRGALNMGFQMAITIGILVASLVNVGTAKIEGGWGWRVSLALAAVPAVMMTVGAVFLPDTPNSILERGFTEKAKAMLQKVRGTDNVEEEFQDLLDASEAAKKIDHPWTNIMKPQYRPQLVMCTMIPFFQQLTGINVIMFYAPVLFMTLGFGDDASLISAVISGGVNVLATLVSIFTVDKFGRRILFLEGGVQMFICQILVGTLIGVKFGLNGDGTLSKFDANLILFLVCTYVAAFAWSWGPLGWLVPSEICPLEIRSAGQAINVSVNMFFTFIIAQVFLAMLCHMKFGLFYFFGGFVLIMTVFIYFFLPETKNVPIEEMNRVWKAHWFWGKYIPDEAVIGGHVEKHGGDV; via the exons atGGCTGGAGGAGGAATTGTTGTTCAAGGAGGAAGGAATTATGAGGGAGGAATCACTGGTTTTGTCATCGTCACCTGTTTGGTGGCTGCCATGGGAGGCCTTCTCTTTGGTTATGATCTTGGAGTTTCAG GTGGGGTTACTTCAATGCCAAGTTTCTTGAATGAATTTTTCCCATCTgttgtgaagaagatgaagggtGCCCATGAAAGTGAGTACTGTAAATTTGACAGTGAACTCCTAACTTTGTTTACCTCTTCTCTATACCTTGCTGCTCTCGTGGCTTCCTTCGCCGCCTCCGTCGTGACCCGCAAGTTTGGGCGGAAACCGTCCATGTTTTTTGGGGGTTTTTCCTTCTTAATTGGCTCCATTCTTAATGGTGTTGCTAATAGCATTGCTCTGCTCATCATTGGTCGATTGTTGCTTGGTGTTGGCGTTGGATTTGCCAATCAG TCTGTGCCAGTTTACCTTTCTGAAATGGCACCAGCCAAACTCAGAGGTGCTCTGAACATGGGCTTCCAAATGGCCATCACAATCGGCATCTTGGTGGCCAGTCTTGTCAATGTCGGTACAGCCAAAATCGAAGGCGGATGGGGATGGAGAGTCTCACTCGCTCTCGCCGCAGTCCCCGCCGTGATGATGACTGTCGGAGCCGTCTTCCTTCCCGATACTCCTAACTCCATTCTCGAAAGAGGGTTCACAGAGAAGGCCAAGGCAATGCTCCAGAAAGTTCGCGGTACCGACAATGTGGAAGAGGAGTTCCAAGACCTATTGGATGCTAGTGAAGCAGCAAAGAAAATAGATCATCCATGGACAAACATAATGAAGCCACAATACAGACCTCAGCTCGTGATGTGCACTATGATCCCATTCTTCCAGCAACTCACCGGCATCAACGTGATCATGTTCTACGCTCCTGTTCTTTTCATGACTCTAGGATTCGGCGACGATGCATCTCTAATCTCCGCCGTCATCAGCGGTGGCGTCAACGTCCTGGCAACCTTAGTCTCAATCTTCACAGTGGACAAATTCGGGCGAAGAATCCTGTTCCTGGAAGGGGGAGTACAGATGTTCATCTGCCAAATCCTGGTGGGAACCCTAATTGGCGTCAAATTCGGACTCAACGGAGACGGAACCCTATCGAAATTCGATGCAAACCTGATTCTATTCCTGGTGTGCACATACGTAGCGGCATTCGCCTGGTCATGGGGACCATTAGGTTGGTTAGTACCAAGTGAAATCTGCCCGCTGGAAATCCGATCTGCAGGACAAGCAATTAACGTATCAGTGAACATGTTCTTCACCTTCATCATCGCTCAGGTGTTCTTGGCGATGCTCTGCCATATGAAATTCGGACTGTTCTACTTCTTCGGAGGGTTTGTGTTGATAATGACGGTGTTCATCTATTTCTTCTTGCCGGAGACCAAGAATGTGCCGATCGAAGAGATGAACAGAGTGTGGAAGGCGCATTGGTTCTGGGGCAAGTACATTCCCGACGAGGCGGTCATCGGCGGCCATGTTGAGAAGCACGGTGGCGATGTTTGA